In Silene latifolia isolate original U9 population chromosome 3, ASM4854445v1, whole genome shotgun sequence, a single window of DNA contains:
- the LOC141649368 gene encoding uncharacterized protein LOC141649368 — MVPFQDTAAECDLQDLKSYGAFFTWNNKQPSDTRVFSRIDRALVNDCWLNLWTDYFATFSAEGEFDHCPCIISLARSPEFKKKPFKFFNMWCRAPEYHQVIQHNWNNNVYGTAMFRVVKRLKLMKSALKKLNGSLFLDIERNTDVAFKVMIHTQEELQRDPYNKQLMDIERQTRESYHLLATAKEEFLGQKAKCAWAKDGDVNSAMFHRLIKKRQLHNKVLQIQDAAGVVCKEPEDILNAFLSYYKLLLGSSAGSANVIQHILTNGPTVDCQL; from the coding sequence ATGGTTCCTTTCCAGGATACTGCTGCTGAATGTGACTTGCAGGACCTGAAATCTTATGGGGCTTTTTTTACGTGGAACAATAAACAACCTAGTGACACTAGGGTGTTTAGCAGAATTGATAGAGCTCTGGTAAATGATTGCTGGCTCAACTTATGGACGGATTATTTTGCTACTTTTTCTGCTGAAGGAGAATTTGATCACTGCCCTTGTATTATCTCTTTAGCAAGGAGTCCTGAGTTTAAGAAGAAGCCCTTTAAATTTTTTAATATGTGGTGTAGGGCTCCTGAGTATCATCAAGTTATTCAGCATAATTGGAATAACAATGTCTATGGTACTGCTATGTTTAGAGTGGTTAAGAGGCTTAAACTAATGAAGAGTGCCTTGAAAAAACTGAATGGTTCATTATTTTTAGATATTGAAAGAAATACTGATGTTGCTTTTAAGGTGATGATTCATACTCAAGAAGAACTCCAAAGGGATCCTTATAATAAGCAGCTTATGGATATTGAAAGACAAACTAGGGAATCTTATCATTTGCTAGCTACTGCTAAGGAGGAATTCCTCGGACAGAAAGCCAAATGTGCTTGGGCTAAAGATGGGGATGTAAATTCTGCTATGTTCCATCGTTTGATTAAGAAGAGGCAACTCCATAATAAGGTGTTGCAGATTCAGGATGCAGCAGGTGTTGTTTGTAAGGAACCTGAAGATATTTTAAATGCTTTTCTCTCTTATTATAAACTGCTCCTGGGCAGTAGTGCTGGTTCTGCAAATGTTATCCAACACATTCTCACTAATGGTCCAACAGTTGATTGCCAACTTTAG
- the LOC141649369 gene encoding uncharacterized protein LOC141649369 translates to MRVTSRSDDKKFLLTMIYVFNGINERQSLWEFLKQAATNCNEPWLWTGDFNTVVSHVERLGGNTIEVEMERFQECISLCCMEDIQATGALFTWSNKQEPQNRVYSRLDRAMGNFEWMQNFGDYMAHFHPEGLLNHCPCTTVDRTCDTQCRRSFKYFDMWGQSDMFKYCVANIWNRRKHGTRMFQRDMVDKQGDYELMQQECLVAQELRKLQSARDSFLIQKAKIQWSL, encoded by the exons ATGAGAGTAACTTCCAGATCTGATGACAAGAAGTTTTTGCTAACTATGATTTATGTTTTTAATGGGATTAATGAGAGGCAGAGTTTATGGGAGTTTTTGAAACAAGCTGCCACAAATTGTAATGAGCCTTGGCTTTGGACAGGAGATTTCAACACTGTTGTCTCCCATGTTGAAAGATTAGGAGGGAACACAATTGAGGTGGAGATGGAGCGATTTCAGGAATGCATATCTTTATGTTGTATGGAAGATATTCAAGCTACTGGGGCCTTATTTACTTGGTCCAATAAACAAGAACCTCAAAATAGAGTTTATAGCAGGCTTGATAGAGCTATGGGAAATTTTGAATGGATGCAGAATTTTGGAGACTATATGGCTCATTTTCACCCAGAAGGGCTATTGAATCACTGTCCTTGTACCACTGTTGATAGGACATGTGATACCCAATGCAGAAGAAGTTTTAAATACTTCGATATGTGGGGGCAATCTGATATGTTCAAATACTGTGTGGCAAATATTTGGAATAGAAGGAAGCATGGTACTAGAATGTTCCAA AGGGACATGGTAGATAAACAAGGGGATTATGAACTTATGCAGCAAGAATGTTTAGTGGCTCAAGAGCTGAGGAAATTACAGAGTGCTAGAGATAGTTTCCTTATCCAAAAGGCAAAGATTCAATGGTCTCTATAG
- the LOC141649370 gene encoding uncharacterized protein LOC141649370 yields the protein MEFICIDSEGELIQATVAKTLVRIFNPLMHEGNIYTISKFVTEQNLGNDRATFHKCRIAMQFATRVKEVHGHEIPSQAFTFVSIEDIIHGNVDNEYYIDVIGVITQFQEYEEIKGYKKICIDQMDEQ from the exons ATGGAGTTCATTTGTATCGACAGTGAG GGTGAGTTAATTCAAGCAACTGTAGCAAAGACACTTGTGCGGATTTTCAACCCACTTATGCACGAAGGAAATATTTACACCATTTCAAAGTTTGTGACGGAACAAAATCTAGGAAACGATAGAGCAACATTTCACAAATGCAGGATTGCAATGCAATTTGCAACAAGAGTGAAAGAAGTTCATGGCCACGAAATACCTTCTCAAGCATTTACATTCGTCAGCATCGAAGACATTATTCATGGGAATGTCGATAATGAATACTACATAG ATGTTATTGGTGTTATAACCCAATTTCAAGAGTATGAAGAAATTAAGGGATACAAAAAAATATGCATCGACCAAATGGACGAACAGTGA